In a genomic window of Glycine max cultivar Williams 82 chromosome 13, Glycine_max_v4.0, whole genome shotgun sequence:
- the LOC100814542 gene encoding RNA polymerase II C-terminal domain phosphatase-like 1 isoform X3 has protein sequence MPTSMVYHGEMAVGEVKIYPEENKNMDLKEIRISHFSQPSERCPPLAVLHTITSFGICFKMESSTSQKRQQQDALFHLHSSCIRENKTAVMPVRGEEIHLVAMYSRNNDRPCFWGFIVASGLYNSCLTMLNLRCLGIVFDLDETLVVANTMRSFEDKIEVLHRKMNSEVNPQQISAMQAEIKRYLDDKNILKEYAENDQVVDNGKVIKIQSESVPALSDSHQPIVRPLIRLQEKNIILTRINPQIRDTSVLVRLRPAWEDLRSYLTARGRKRFEVFVCTMAERDYALEMWRLLDPELNLINSKELLDRIVCVKSGLKKSLFNVFQNGLCHLKMALVIDDRLKVWDEKDQPRVHVVPAFAPYYTPQAEASNAVPFLCLARNVACNVRGGFFKDFDDGLLQKIPLIAYEDDIKDIPSPDVSNYLVSEDDASASNGNKNLLLFDGMADAEVERRLKDAISASSTILALTANIDPRLAFTSSLQYTMVSSSGTVPPPTAQASVVQFGNVQFPQPNTLVKPMSQVTHPGLSLHSSPAREEGELPESELDLDTRRRFLILQHGQDTRERMASEPPFPVRHPAQVSAPASSVPSRRGWFSVEEEMGPQQLNLPVPKEFPVDSEPFHIEKRWPRHPSFFSKVGDSISSDRVFHESHQRLPKEVHHRDDRSRLSQSLSSYHSLPGDDIPLSGSSYSNRDFDSESGRSLFHADTTAGVLQEIALNCGTKVEFLSSLVASTELQFSIEAWFAGKKIGEGFGRTRREAQSKAAGCSIKQLADIYMSHAKDDSGSTYGDVSGFHGSNNDGFVSSDSRLEVSKRSTDSISALKELCMMEGLAASFQSPPASASTHLTQKDEVHAQVEIDGQIFGKGFGVTWEEAKMQAAKKALGSLRTMFNQGSLKRHGSPRSMQGLANKRLKPEYPPTLQRVPYSARYPRNAPLVP, from the exons ATGCCGACGTCTATGGTGTACCATGGAGAGATGGCAGTGGGAGAGGTAAAGATATACCCAGAAGAGAACAAGAACATGGATCTGAAAGAAATCAGAATAAGTCACTTCTCACAACCTAGTGAAAGGTGTCCACCGCTTGCAGTGCTTCACACAATTACTTCTTTTGGTATTTGCTTCAAAATGGAGTCATCGACCTCACAGAAACGACAACAGCAAGATGCACTCTTTCATTTGCACTCCTCATGTATCAGAGAGAACAAG ACTGCTGTAATGCCAGTGCGTGGGGAAGAAATACACTTGGTTGCAATGTATTCACGGAATAATGATAGGCCTTGTTTCTGGGGATTTATTGTTGCCTCTGGACTTTACAATTCATGTCTTACAATGTTAAATCTGAGATGTTTGGGTATAGTGTTTGATCTGGACGAAACCCTTGTAGTGGCAAATACAATGCGTTCTTTTGAGGATAAAATTGAGGTGCTCCATAGAAAAATGAACTCTGAGGTCAATCCGCAACAAATTTCTGCTATGCAGGCAGAGATCAAGCGATATTTAGATGACAAGAATATATTGAAGGAATATGCTGAAAATGATCAAGTTGTTGATAATGGGAAAGTGATAAAAATTCAATCTGAGAGTGTTCCAGCATTGTCTGATAGTCATCAGCCTATAGTTCGACCACTGATCCGATTAcaagaaaagaatattattcTGACACGCATCAATCCACAG ATTCGTGATACTAGTGTTCTTGTGAGGTTGAGACCTGCATGGGAAGATCTCCGGAGCTACCTGACTGCAAGAGGGCGCAAGCGTTTTGAGGTTTTTGTTTGCACAATGGCTGAGAGGGACTATGCACTAGAAATGTGGAGGCTTCTTGATCCAGAATTGAATTTGATAAATTCGAAAGAACTGCTAGATCGTATTGTTTGTGTCAAGTCAG gTTTAAAGAAATCATTGTTTAATGTATTCCAAAATGGCTTATGCCATCTGAAGATGGCATTGGTAATTGATGATCGCTTGAAAGTGTGGGATGAGAAAGACCAGCCTCGGGTGCATGTTGTCCCTGCATTTGCTCCATATTACACTCCTCAAGCTGAA GCAAGCAATGCAGTCCCTTTCTTGTGTCTTGCAAGAAATGTTGCTTGCAATGTTAGGGGTGGCTTCTTCAA GGATTTTGATGATGGTCTTTTACAGAAGATCCCTCTAATTGCTTACGAAGATGATATCAAAGATATACCTTCTCCCGATGTGAGCAATTATCTAGTTTCGGAG gaTGATGCATCTGCTTCCAATGGAAATAAAAATTTGCTTCTATTTGATGGCATGGCAGATGCTGAGGTAGAAAGAAGATTAAAG GATGCAATATCAGCTTCTTCAACTATCCTTGCATTGACTGCTAATATAGATCCTAGGCTTGCTTTCACTTCTTCTCTTCAATACACAATGGTGTCTTCTTCCGGAACAGTTCCACCCCCAACAGCACAAGCATCTGTAGTGCAATTTGGCAATGTTCAGTTTCCTCAACCTAATACTCTAGTTAAGCCTATGAGTCAAGTTACCCATCCAGGACTGAGCTTGCATAGTTCTCCTGCCAGAGAAGAGGGTGAATTACCTGAATCAGAATTAGACCTAGATACCAGGCGTAGGTTTCTCATATTGCAACATGGTCAAGATACAAGGGAGCGCATGGCAAGTGAACCCCCATTTCCTGTTAGACATCCTGCACAAGTTTCTGCTCCTGCTTCCAGTGTCCCATCACGTAGGGGATGGTTTTCTGTAGAAGAGGAAATGGGTCCACAACAACTAAATTTGCCAGTACCCAAAGAATTCCCTGTAGATTCTGAACCATTTCATATTGAGAAGCGCTGGCCCCGTCATCCATCCTTTTTCTCTAAGGTTGGCGATTCTATTTCCTCTGATAGAGTTTTCCATGAGAGCCATCAAAGATTGCCAAAGGAG GTGCATCATAGGGATGATCGCTCAAGATTAAGCCAATCACTCTCTAGTTATCATTCTTTACCAG GTGATGACATTCCCTTGAGTGGTTCATCTTACAGCAACAGGGATTTTGACTCTGAATCTGGACGTTCTCTATTCCATGCTGATACTACAGCTGGAGTATTACAGGAAATTGCACTGAATTGTGGAACTAAA GTGGAATTTTTGTCTTCGTTAGTGGCTAGCACAGAACTGCAATTCTCCATTGAG GCATGGTTTGCTGGAAAAAAGATTGGTGAAGGATTTGGTAGAACTAGAAGGGAAGCTCAAAGTAAGGCTGCTGGGTGTTCAATCAAACAATTGGCTG ATATATATATGTCTCATGCTAAGGATGATTCTGGTTCCACTTATGGTGATGTTAGTGGGTTTCATGGTTCAAACAACGATGGTTTTGTGAGTAGTG ATTCTAGGTTGGAAGTCTCTAAAAGGTCAACAGATTCAATTTCTGCCCTCAAAGAATTG TGCATGATGGAGGGTCTTGCTGCCAGTTTTCAATCTCCACCAGCTTCAGCATCAACACATTTAACTCAGAAAGATGAAGTGCATGCACAG
- the LOC100814542 gene encoding RNA polymerase II C-terminal domain phosphatase-like 1 isoform X4: protein MPTSMVYHGEMAVGEVKIYPEENKNMDLKEIRISHFSQPSERCPPLAVLHTITSFGICFKMESSTSQKRQQQDALFHLHSSCIRENKTAVMPVRGEEIHLVAMYSRNNDRPCFWGFIVASGLYNSCLTMLNLRCLGIVFDLDETLVVANTMRSFEDKIEVLHRKMNSEVNPQQISAMQAEIKRYLDDKNILKEYAENDQVVDNGKVIKIQSESVPALSDSHQPIVRPLIRLQEKNIILTRINPQIRDTSVLVRLRPAWEDLRSYLTARGRKRFEVFVCTMAERDYALEMWRLLDPELNLINSKELLDRIVCVKSGLKKSLFNVFQNGLCHLKMALVIDDRLKVWDEKDQPRVHVVPAFAPYYTPQAEASNAVPFLCLARNVACNVRGGFFKDFDDGLLQKIPLIAYEDDIKDIPSPDVSNYLVSEDDASASNGNKNLLLFDGMADAEVERRLKDAISASSTILALTANIDPRLAFTSSLQYTMVSSSGTVPPPTAQASVVQFGNVQFPQPNTLVKPMSQVTHPGLSLHSSPAREEGELPESELDLDTRRRFLILQHGQDTRERMASEPPFPVRHPAQVSAPASSVPSRRGWFSVEEEMGPQQLNLPVPKEFPVDSEPFHIEKRWPRHPSFFSKVGDSISSDRVFHESHQRLPKEVHHRDDRSRLSQSLSSYHSLPGDDIPLSGSSYSNRDFDSESGRSLFHADTTAGVLQEIALNCGTKVEFLSSLVASTELQFSIEAWFAGKKIGEGFGRTRREAQSKAAGCSIKQLADIYMSHAKDDSGSTYGDVSGFHGSNNDGFVSSGNSLGNQLLPKEESGSFSTASESSRVSDSRLEVSKRSTDSISALKELCMMEGLAASFQSPPASASTHLTQKDEVHAQVEIDGQIFGKGFGVTWEEAKMQAAKKALGSLRTMFNQGSLKRHGSPREN from the exons ATGCCGACGTCTATGGTGTACCATGGAGAGATGGCAGTGGGAGAGGTAAAGATATACCCAGAAGAGAACAAGAACATGGATCTGAAAGAAATCAGAATAAGTCACTTCTCACAACCTAGTGAAAGGTGTCCACCGCTTGCAGTGCTTCACACAATTACTTCTTTTGGTATTTGCTTCAAAATGGAGTCATCGACCTCACAGAAACGACAACAGCAAGATGCACTCTTTCATTTGCACTCCTCATGTATCAGAGAGAACAAG ACTGCTGTAATGCCAGTGCGTGGGGAAGAAATACACTTGGTTGCAATGTATTCACGGAATAATGATAGGCCTTGTTTCTGGGGATTTATTGTTGCCTCTGGACTTTACAATTCATGTCTTACAATGTTAAATCTGAGATGTTTGGGTATAGTGTTTGATCTGGACGAAACCCTTGTAGTGGCAAATACAATGCGTTCTTTTGAGGATAAAATTGAGGTGCTCCATAGAAAAATGAACTCTGAGGTCAATCCGCAACAAATTTCTGCTATGCAGGCAGAGATCAAGCGATATTTAGATGACAAGAATATATTGAAGGAATATGCTGAAAATGATCAAGTTGTTGATAATGGGAAAGTGATAAAAATTCAATCTGAGAGTGTTCCAGCATTGTCTGATAGTCATCAGCCTATAGTTCGACCACTGATCCGATTAcaagaaaagaatattattcTGACACGCATCAATCCACAG ATTCGTGATACTAGTGTTCTTGTGAGGTTGAGACCTGCATGGGAAGATCTCCGGAGCTACCTGACTGCAAGAGGGCGCAAGCGTTTTGAGGTTTTTGTTTGCACAATGGCTGAGAGGGACTATGCACTAGAAATGTGGAGGCTTCTTGATCCAGAATTGAATTTGATAAATTCGAAAGAACTGCTAGATCGTATTGTTTGTGTCAAGTCAG gTTTAAAGAAATCATTGTTTAATGTATTCCAAAATGGCTTATGCCATCTGAAGATGGCATTGGTAATTGATGATCGCTTGAAAGTGTGGGATGAGAAAGACCAGCCTCGGGTGCATGTTGTCCCTGCATTTGCTCCATATTACACTCCTCAAGCTGAA GCAAGCAATGCAGTCCCTTTCTTGTGTCTTGCAAGAAATGTTGCTTGCAATGTTAGGGGTGGCTTCTTCAA GGATTTTGATGATGGTCTTTTACAGAAGATCCCTCTAATTGCTTACGAAGATGATATCAAAGATATACCTTCTCCCGATGTGAGCAATTATCTAGTTTCGGAG gaTGATGCATCTGCTTCCAATGGAAATAAAAATTTGCTTCTATTTGATGGCATGGCAGATGCTGAGGTAGAAAGAAGATTAAAG GATGCAATATCAGCTTCTTCAACTATCCTTGCATTGACTGCTAATATAGATCCTAGGCTTGCTTTCACTTCTTCTCTTCAATACACAATGGTGTCTTCTTCCGGAACAGTTCCACCCCCAACAGCACAAGCATCTGTAGTGCAATTTGGCAATGTTCAGTTTCCTCAACCTAATACTCTAGTTAAGCCTATGAGTCAAGTTACCCATCCAGGACTGAGCTTGCATAGTTCTCCTGCCAGAGAAGAGGGTGAATTACCTGAATCAGAATTAGACCTAGATACCAGGCGTAGGTTTCTCATATTGCAACATGGTCAAGATACAAGGGAGCGCATGGCAAGTGAACCCCCATTTCCTGTTAGACATCCTGCACAAGTTTCTGCTCCTGCTTCCAGTGTCCCATCACGTAGGGGATGGTTTTCTGTAGAAGAGGAAATGGGTCCACAACAACTAAATTTGCCAGTACCCAAAGAATTCCCTGTAGATTCTGAACCATTTCATATTGAGAAGCGCTGGCCCCGTCATCCATCCTTTTTCTCTAAGGTTGGCGATTCTATTTCCTCTGATAGAGTTTTCCATGAGAGCCATCAAAGATTGCCAAAGGAG GTGCATCATAGGGATGATCGCTCAAGATTAAGCCAATCACTCTCTAGTTATCATTCTTTACCAG GTGATGACATTCCCTTGAGTGGTTCATCTTACAGCAACAGGGATTTTGACTCTGAATCTGGACGTTCTCTATTCCATGCTGATACTACAGCTGGAGTATTACAGGAAATTGCACTGAATTGTGGAACTAAA GTGGAATTTTTGTCTTCGTTAGTGGCTAGCACAGAACTGCAATTCTCCATTGAG GCATGGTTTGCTGGAAAAAAGATTGGTGAAGGATTTGGTAGAACTAGAAGGGAAGCTCAAAGTAAGGCTGCTGGGTGTTCAATCAAACAATTGGCTG ATATATATATGTCTCATGCTAAGGATGATTCTGGTTCCACTTATGGTGATGTTAGTGGGTTTCATGGTTCAAACAACGATGGTTTTGTGAGTAGTGGTAATTCTCTTGGTAATCAGCTATTGCCTAAAGAAGAGTCAGGCTCATTTTCAACTGCATCTGAGTCATCTAGGGTTTCAGATTCTAGGTTGGAAGTCTCTAAAAGGTCAACAGATTCAATTTCTGCCCTCAAAGAATTG TGCATGATGGAGGGTCTTGCTGCCAGTTTTCAATCTCCACCAGCTTCAGCATCAACACATTTAACTCAGAAAGATGAAGTGCATGCACAG
- the LOC100814542 gene encoding RNA polymerase II C-terminal domain phosphatase-like 1 isoform X1: MPTSMVYHGEMAVGEVKIYPEENKNMDLKEIRISHFSQPSERCPPLAVLHTITSFGICFKMESSTSQKRQQQDALFHLHSSCIRENKTAVMPVRGEEIHLVAMYSRNNDRPCFWGFIVASGLYNSCLTMLNLRCLGIVFDLDETLVVANTMRSFEDKIEVLHRKMNSEVNPQQISAMQAEIKRYLDDKNILKEYAENDQVVDNGKVIKIQSESVPALSDSHQPIVRPLIRLQEKNIILTRINPQIRDTSVLVRLRPAWEDLRSYLTARGRKRFEVFVCTMAERDYALEMWRLLDPELNLINSKELLDRIVCVKSGLKKSLFNVFQNGLCHLKMALVIDDRLKVWDEKDQPRVHVVPAFAPYYTPQAEASNAVPFLCLARNVACNVRGGFFKDFDDGLLQKIPLIAYEDDIKDIPSPDVSNYLVSEDDASASNGNKNLLLFDGMADAEVERRLKDAISASSTILALTANIDPRLAFTSSLQYTMVSSSGTVPPPTAQASVVQFGNVQFPQPNTLVKPMSQVTHPGLSLHSSPAREEGELPESELDLDTRRRFLILQHGQDTRERMASEPPFPVRHPAQVSAPASSVPSRRGWFSVEEEMGPQQLNLPVPKEFPVDSEPFHIEKRWPRHPSFFSKVGDSISSDRVFHESHQRLPKEVHHRDDRSRLSQSLSSYHSLPGDDIPLSGSSYSNRDFDSESGRSLFHADTTAGVLQEIALNCGTKVEFLSSLVASTELQFSIEAWFAGKKIGEGFGRTRREAQSKAAGCSIKQLADIYMSHAKDDSGSTYGDVSGFHGSNNDGFVSSGNSLGNQLLPKEESGSFSTASESSRVSDSRLEVSKRSTDSISALKELCMMEGLAASFQSPPASASTHLTQKDEVHAQVEIDGQIFGKGFGVTWEEAKMQAAKKALGSLRTMFNQGSLKRHGSPRSMQGLANKRLKPEYPPTLQRVPYSARYPRNAPLVP; this comes from the exons ATGCCGACGTCTATGGTGTACCATGGAGAGATGGCAGTGGGAGAGGTAAAGATATACCCAGAAGAGAACAAGAACATGGATCTGAAAGAAATCAGAATAAGTCACTTCTCACAACCTAGTGAAAGGTGTCCACCGCTTGCAGTGCTTCACACAATTACTTCTTTTGGTATTTGCTTCAAAATGGAGTCATCGACCTCACAGAAACGACAACAGCAAGATGCACTCTTTCATTTGCACTCCTCATGTATCAGAGAGAACAAG ACTGCTGTAATGCCAGTGCGTGGGGAAGAAATACACTTGGTTGCAATGTATTCACGGAATAATGATAGGCCTTGTTTCTGGGGATTTATTGTTGCCTCTGGACTTTACAATTCATGTCTTACAATGTTAAATCTGAGATGTTTGGGTATAGTGTTTGATCTGGACGAAACCCTTGTAGTGGCAAATACAATGCGTTCTTTTGAGGATAAAATTGAGGTGCTCCATAGAAAAATGAACTCTGAGGTCAATCCGCAACAAATTTCTGCTATGCAGGCAGAGATCAAGCGATATTTAGATGACAAGAATATATTGAAGGAATATGCTGAAAATGATCAAGTTGTTGATAATGGGAAAGTGATAAAAATTCAATCTGAGAGTGTTCCAGCATTGTCTGATAGTCATCAGCCTATAGTTCGACCACTGATCCGATTAcaagaaaagaatattattcTGACACGCATCAATCCACAG ATTCGTGATACTAGTGTTCTTGTGAGGTTGAGACCTGCATGGGAAGATCTCCGGAGCTACCTGACTGCAAGAGGGCGCAAGCGTTTTGAGGTTTTTGTTTGCACAATGGCTGAGAGGGACTATGCACTAGAAATGTGGAGGCTTCTTGATCCAGAATTGAATTTGATAAATTCGAAAGAACTGCTAGATCGTATTGTTTGTGTCAAGTCAG gTTTAAAGAAATCATTGTTTAATGTATTCCAAAATGGCTTATGCCATCTGAAGATGGCATTGGTAATTGATGATCGCTTGAAAGTGTGGGATGAGAAAGACCAGCCTCGGGTGCATGTTGTCCCTGCATTTGCTCCATATTACACTCCTCAAGCTGAA GCAAGCAATGCAGTCCCTTTCTTGTGTCTTGCAAGAAATGTTGCTTGCAATGTTAGGGGTGGCTTCTTCAA GGATTTTGATGATGGTCTTTTACAGAAGATCCCTCTAATTGCTTACGAAGATGATATCAAAGATATACCTTCTCCCGATGTGAGCAATTATCTAGTTTCGGAG gaTGATGCATCTGCTTCCAATGGAAATAAAAATTTGCTTCTATTTGATGGCATGGCAGATGCTGAGGTAGAAAGAAGATTAAAG GATGCAATATCAGCTTCTTCAACTATCCTTGCATTGACTGCTAATATAGATCCTAGGCTTGCTTTCACTTCTTCTCTTCAATACACAATGGTGTCTTCTTCCGGAACAGTTCCACCCCCAACAGCACAAGCATCTGTAGTGCAATTTGGCAATGTTCAGTTTCCTCAACCTAATACTCTAGTTAAGCCTATGAGTCAAGTTACCCATCCAGGACTGAGCTTGCATAGTTCTCCTGCCAGAGAAGAGGGTGAATTACCTGAATCAGAATTAGACCTAGATACCAGGCGTAGGTTTCTCATATTGCAACATGGTCAAGATACAAGGGAGCGCATGGCAAGTGAACCCCCATTTCCTGTTAGACATCCTGCACAAGTTTCTGCTCCTGCTTCCAGTGTCCCATCACGTAGGGGATGGTTTTCTGTAGAAGAGGAAATGGGTCCACAACAACTAAATTTGCCAGTACCCAAAGAATTCCCTGTAGATTCTGAACCATTTCATATTGAGAAGCGCTGGCCCCGTCATCCATCCTTTTTCTCTAAGGTTGGCGATTCTATTTCCTCTGATAGAGTTTTCCATGAGAGCCATCAAAGATTGCCAAAGGAG GTGCATCATAGGGATGATCGCTCAAGATTAAGCCAATCACTCTCTAGTTATCATTCTTTACCAG GTGATGACATTCCCTTGAGTGGTTCATCTTACAGCAACAGGGATTTTGACTCTGAATCTGGACGTTCTCTATTCCATGCTGATACTACAGCTGGAGTATTACAGGAAATTGCACTGAATTGTGGAACTAAA GTGGAATTTTTGTCTTCGTTAGTGGCTAGCACAGAACTGCAATTCTCCATTGAG GCATGGTTTGCTGGAAAAAAGATTGGTGAAGGATTTGGTAGAACTAGAAGGGAAGCTCAAAGTAAGGCTGCTGGGTGTTCAATCAAACAATTGGCTG ATATATATATGTCTCATGCTAAGGATGATTCTGGTTCCACTTATGGTGATGTTAGTGGGTTTCATGGTTCAAACAACGATGGTTTTGTGAGTAGTGGTAATTCTCTTGGTAATCAGCTATTGCCTAAAGAAGAGTCAGGCTCATTTTCAACTGCATCTGAGTCATCTAGGGTTTCAGATTCTAGGTTGGAAGTCTCTAAAAGGTCAACAGATTCAATTTCTGCCCTCAAAGAATTG TGCATGATGGAGGGTCTTGCTGCCAGTTTTCAATCTCCACCAGCTTCAGCATCAACACATTTAACTCAGAAAGATGAAGTGCATGCACAG
- the LOC100814542 gene encoding RNA polymerase II C-terminal domain phosphatase-like 1 isoform X2 translates to MPTSMVYHGEMAVGEVKIYPEENKNMDLKEIRISHFSQPSERCPPLAVLHTITSFGICFKMESSTSQKRQQQDALFHLHSSCIRENKTAVMPVRGEEIHLVAMYSRNNDRPCFWGFIVASGLYNSCLTMLNLRCLGIVFDLDETLVVANTMRSFEDKIEVLHRKMNSEVNPQQISAMQAEIKRYLDDKNILKEYAENDQVVDNGKVIKIQSESVPALSDSHQPIVRPLIRLQEKNIILTRINPQIRDTSVLVRLRPAWEDLRSYLTARGRKRFEVFVCTMAERDYALEMWRLLDPELNLINSKELLDRIVCVKSGLKKSLFNVFQNGLCHLKMALVIDDRLKVWDEKDQPRVHVVPAFAPYYTPQAEASNAVPFLCLARNVACNVRGGFFKDFDDGLLQKIPLIAYEDDIKDIPSPDVSNYLVSEDDASASNGNKNLLLFDGMADAEVERRLKDAISASSTILALTANIDPRLAFTSSLQYTMVSSSGTVPPPTAQASVVQFGNVQFPQPNTLVKPMSQVTHPGLSLHSSPAREEGELPESELDLDTRRRFLILQHGQDTRERMASEPPFPVRHPAQVSAPASSVPSRRGWFSVEEEMGPQQLNLPVPKEFPVDSEPFHIEKRWPRHPSFFSKVGDSISSDRVFHESHQRLPKEVHHRDDRSRLSQSLSSYHSLPGDDIPLSGSSYSNRDFDSESGRSLFHADTTAGVLQEIALNCGTKVEFLSSLVASTELQFSIEAWFAGKKIGEGFGRTRREAQSKAAGCSIKQLADIYMSHAKDDSGSTYGDVSGFHGSNNDGFVSSGNSLGNQLLPKEESGSFSTASESSRVSDSRLEVSKRSTDSISALKELCMMEGLAASFQSPPASASTHLTQKDEVHAQVEIDGQIFGKGFGVTWEEAKMQAAKKALGSLRTMFNQGSLKRHGSPRSVILTSRSGQCKDWQINV, encoded by the exons ATGCCGACGTCTATGGTGTACCATGGAGAGATGGCAGTGGGAGAGGTAAAGATATACCCAGAAGAGAACAAGAACATGGATCTGAAAGAAATCAGAATAAGTCACTTCTCACAACCTAGTGAAAGGTGTCCACCGCTTGCAGTGCTTCACACAATTACTTCTTTTGGTATTTGCTTCAAAATGGAGTCATCGACCTCACAGAAACGACAACAGCAAGATGCACTCTTTCATTTGCACTCCTCATGTATCAGAGAGAACAAG ACTGCTGTAATGCCAGTGCGTGGGGAAGAAATACACTTGGTTGCAATGTATTCACGGAATAATGATAGGCCTTGTTTCTGGGGATTTATTGTTGCCTCTGGACTTTACAATTCATGTCTTACAATGTTAAATCTGAGATGTTTGGGTATAGTGTTTGATCTGGACGAAACCCTTGTAGTGGCAAATACAATGCGTTCTTTTGAGGATAAAATTGAGGTGCTCCATAGAAAAATGAACTCTGAGGTCAATCCGCAACAAATTTCTGCTATGCAGGCAGAGATCAAGCGATATTTAGATGACAAGAATATATTGAAGGAATATGCTGAAAATGATCAAGTTGTTGATAATGGGAAAGTGATAAAAATTCAATCTGAGAGTGTTCCAGCATTGTCTGATAGTCATCAGCCTATAGTTCGACCACTGATCCGATTAcaagaaaagaatattattcTGACACGCATCAATCCACAG ATTCGTGATACTAGTGTTCTTGTGAGGTTGAGACCTGCATGGGAAGATCTCCGGAGCTACCTGACTGCAAGAGGGCGCAAGCGTTTTGAGGTTTTTGTTTGCACAATGGCTGAGAGGGACTATGCACTAGAAATGTGGAGGCTTCTTGATCCAGAATTGAATTTGATAAATTCGAAAGAACTGCTAGATCGTATTGTTTGTGTCAAGTCAG gTTTAAAGAAATCATTGTTTAATGTATTCCAAAATGGCTTATGCCATCTGAAGATGGCATTGGTAATTGATGATCGCTTGAAAGTGTGGGATGAGAAAGACCAGCCTCGGGTGCATGTTGTCCCTGCATTTGCTCCATATTACACTCCTCAAGCTGAA GCAAGCAATGCAGTCCCTTTCTTGTGTCTTGCAAGAAATGTTGCTTGCAATGTTAGGGGTGGCTTCTTCAA GGATTTTGATGATGGTCTTTTACAGAAGATCCCTCTAATTGCTTACGAAGATGATATCAAAGATATACCTTCTCCCGATGTGAGCAATTATCTAGTTTCGGAG gaTGATGCATCTGCTTCCAATGGAAATAAAAATTTGCTTCTATTTGATGGCATGGCAGATGCTGAGGTAGAAAGAAGATTAAAG GATGCAATATCAGCTTCTTCAACTATCCTTGCATTGACTGCTAATATAGATCCTAGGCTTGCTTTCACTTCTTCTCTTCAATACACAATGGTGTCTTCTTCCGGAACAGTTCCACCCCCAACAGCACAAGCATCTGTAGTGCAATTTGGCAATGTTCAGTTTCCTCAACCTAATACTCTAGTTAAGCCTATGAGTCAAGTTACCCATCCAGGACTGAGCTTGCATAGTTCTCCTGCCAGAGAAGAGGGTGAATTACCTGAATCAGAATTAGACCTAGATACCAGGCGTAGGTTTCTCATATTGCAACATGGTCAAGATACAAGGGAGCGCATGGCAAGTGAACCCCCATTTCCTGTTAGACATCCTGCACAAGTTTCTGCTCCTGCTTCCAGTGTCCCATCACGTAGGGGATGGTTTTCTGTAGAAGAGGAAATGGGTCCACAACAACTAAATTTGCCAGTACCCAAAGAATTCCCTGTAGATTCTGAACCATTTCATATTGAGAAGCGCTGGCCCCGTCATCCATCCTTTTTCTCTAAGGTTGGCGATTCTATTTCCTCTGATAGAGTTTTCCATGAGAGCCATCAAAGATTGCCAAAGGAG GTGCATCATAGGGATGATCGCTCAAGATTAAGCCAATCACTCTCTAGTTATCATTCTTTACCAG GTGATGACATTCCCTTGAGTGGTTCATCTTACAGCAACAGGGATTTTGACTCTGAATCTGGACGTTCTCTATTCCATGCTGATACTACAGCTGGAGTATTACAGGAAATTGCACTGAATTGTGGAACTAAA GTGGAATTTTTGTCTTCGTTAGTGGCTAGCACAGAACTGCAATTCTCCATTGAG GCATGGTTTGCTGGAAAAAAGATTGGTGAAGGATTTGGTAGAACTAGAAGGGAAGCTCAAAGTAAGGCTGCTGGGTGTTCAATCAAACAATTGGCTG ATATATATATGTCTCATGCTAAGGATGATTCTGGTTCCACTTATGGTGATGTTAGTGGGTTTCATGGTTCAAACAACGATGGTTTTGTGAGTAGTGGTAATTCTCTTGGTAATCAGCTATTGCCTAAAGAAGAGTCAGGCTCATTTTCAACTGCATCTGAGTCATCTAGGGTTTCAGATTCTAGGTTGGAAGTCTCTAAAAGGTCAACAGATTCAATTTCTGCCCTCAAAGAATTG TGCATGATGGAGGGTCTTGCTGCCAGTTTTCAATCTCCACCAGCTTCAGCATCAACACATTTAACTCAGAAAGATGAAGTGCATGCACAG